In Bacillus sp. 2205SS5-2, a single genomic region encodes these proteins:
- the secG gene encoding preprotein translocase subunit SecG — MVALLITLLVIDCLGIIAVVLLQSGKSAGLSGAISGGAETLFGKQKARGIDLILHRVTIVLSVLFFVLTIAVAYFA, encoded by the coding sequence ATGGTAGCATTGTTAATAACATTGCTTGTAATTGATTGTTTAGGTATCATCGCTGTTGTTTTACTTCAATCTGGGAAAAGTGCAGGATTGTCAGGTGCCATTTCTGGTGGTGCGGAAACACTTTTCGGGAAGCAAAAAGCACGTGGGATTGACTTGATTTTACACCGTGTGACGATTGTTCTATCGGTTTTATTCTTTGTTTTAACCATTGCAGTTGCATACTTCGCTTAA